The Aspergillus flavus chromosome 6, complete sequence nucleotide sequence CAGCGTCTATGTAGAGCTGTTCGTTCACAGAAGCGACAGTTTGTTGCATAATGGCTAGTCTCTTGCGGAGTTCCTGGAACTCTGCCTCGTCAGTTTGGTCATCCTCGTCGCCCCATGAGGAAGTCTCGTCGTATCGCATCTTGGCAATGATGGCCTTCAAGATAGGGAGTAAGATGGGAGAATGCTGGGCGGTAAGAGAAGGGTCGGTCTTGGAGACCTTTCTCAAGTATTGAAGGAGGTCGCTGCCACAGGGGATGACGGTCGAGCAGACCTCGTCGTATTCATCGGAAAAGTATCTCAGGATGTGCGGAAGGAAAGCCTGCAATAGCCCATTGGCCTTCTCCCTGCATTCTGCGGAGATGTTCTCCTGTTCCAAAGCCCGTACAATATCAACCACTGTACTATTGACTAGCTTCGCAACTGTTTCAGCCAGATCCGTATCGTATTTGAAGGTAAACCTATTCTCACAAAGAGGGGGGCTGTTGGAGAGCTGAGAAACGATGGTGTCCAGATTCAAGAAAATAATCATATCAATCTTATCCTCCGGCTTCATCTTTTTGCCGATAATTTCCGTAAAAACGTCGACTGCTGCATCCCgcaccttctcttctcctgccCTGAGCTCCGCCTTCTGTGCCCGGGCCAGTTGCTGGAACAAGAGATCGAGCATTGTCTGATTGACCACGAGGCTGATATCAATCCAGCCAACCCAGGAACCAACTGCCTTCAAACACATTTCTACGATCAAGTCGTTGCCGTCCCGCCATTCTGACAAAATCTGTTGCCATGAGCTTGCGATCTTTTGCATGTCCCTCATTCGAATGAGGTCCTTTAGCGAGTTTGCCCTATCCTGTTCCGTGCGAGACCTGGAAACGAGGACATCACCAATTTCATCGTGGATAGAATTGACGACTCGAAGGTAGAATACAATTCCCAGCATATTGTCAGGCGACGTGCTGGAGGCACCCTTGTATGTTAAGCTCAAGAGATCATCGAAGAAGGACTCCCAGCCGCTACCGTAGAGTGccgagaagaggaaggtaaTCGTCTGGGCGATTTTGTTCTGAATATTGGGAGGATCTGGGTTTGCATTCTCCTGTCCATAAACCTGGCGGAGGTAGTTCATGAGGCCGTCCCGGACATATCCTAGAGCCTGAGGGTCAATCAGTCCAGCCTGGGCGGCACTGTTTACCACCTCTAGTGCTACATGTCGTATGATCTCAGAGTGCTGGGGAGTCTTTGTGAAGAGGGCGAGGCAGACTTGCCATCCCGAGGGGTCGGTACGGAGTTGGTTCAGGTAATCAAAGGCTTGCGCCTTGAGGGCTTGGTCTGAGGAAGGATTCCAGGCGATTTCTATGGCATTCGCTACCTATGTGATTACATATTTGTCAGGTTCAAGATATCATAAAGAGCTTTATGAGATTAATTGTTTATGCAAACATGCGCAGGGAGGGGTATgaggggagaggaggggagggcAAATGGCGGGGTGGACACTTTTTTTCGTGTCCCTTTttaaatgaaaaagaaaaaagtaaaaaaaaaaagaaaagaaaatttaaCTCGAATGAACTCAAGTGCAACATTGAATCCATACctgttcttccatcttcgacCAGCCGAGCTGCCTTCGGAGTCAGTAGACTCAGAAAGCAAATCGAATGACGGTATTCAAAGGGGGAAAAGTCGATGTAGTTGGGTTAAAATTCAATGGCGGCGGAGAGTCATATCACAGAGAGGGCCGTTTATCGAATCATGACTAGTGCGTTGGAGCAGCAATCGGTGGTCTCGGGGGGTTTAGACTAGTGGCAGAGACCCAGTTAGTCGGGTAGACGAAAAATTTGTCGATGGATCCATTGGGCTCACCGGACAGACAACAGAAGAGGAGTTGAATCCTTTCCAGACACACTGAGAAACCGCACAGTCGGCTGACTACGTCACTTTGTGTAGATgaaacaagagaagaaaaatatgaCTTGAGGTACAGTTGGCATGGATGTCATTGTGTGCGGCTGTAAACTTGGTCACCCgccgaaaagggaaaggggcgCGTGCTTCCCGAGGGCCCTTGGCTGCCGGCGGATTCAGGCAGCATGCCTTAGCTCTTCTCGGTTAAAGGCGTTTTATGTCTCGAGAAGCTTAGCCCTCCATCCTGCATCCTTTTCTTTACCACTATAACCACCGCAGCATGCACGTCTAGCAATATAGGTCAATCAAGTTGGCGCTATCCGACTAACAACACAAGACGGATAATTGGAAATAACTTTAGTGCTCTTTCTCTCCTAACAATCATGCCCAACCTATCTCATTTTGGGCTCAACTTTATCTATGTTACTAACAAACTCTCACAACAACTTTTGAAAAATGCTTCTGTTGCTCGAGATACTCTTATGCTTCTCTCACCTGGTATAGAGCAAACACCTTTTCATCAAGTACGGGCCTAATGTCATTCTCTCCGATGAGTTGGTTGATAGCGTGAAACTGAACCCTGGTCCCAAGAAGCAATCCACGTGAGGTACATAGATAACTCAGACCATCCATCAAGCTGGGCATATCGGGACGGGATGCTCCGCCTAAAAGCCCTGCTAGTGCGATGACTCCTTCCGGCCTGATAGCCTTTAGTGGCTGAGAAAGGGTAGATGCACCGCCCACATCAACAATCAAGTCGTGTGCACCTAATGATTTTAACTTGGACGCTTTAGCGTCGTTGCTAGTTGTTGCTATCGCCGTTGCACCCGAAGCTAGGGCAAACTAATGGTTTGACAAGTTAGCACCTATACCTCAACGGGCACACATACAGCCAGGCTAGTCAAAGGGAGGTATTTACCTGCAGAGCAGCAATAGAAACACCTCCTGTTCCTTGCACCAACACTACACTTCCCTTCTTGGGTTCTCTCCCCTGAAGCCCGAACAGCGAGTTCCACGCCGTTAGACCAGAACAAGTCAATGTAGCGGCTTCATCGAAAGACAAATTATCAGGCATCTTCACCAGCGACGTTTAATGGTATACGCCATGACCCCGCAAAGTCCCGTCCACGTGCTGACCAAGTCCGGCTCCTATATCGGCAAAGGTAGCGGGCGTATCATCCGCCATGTGGGTCGTCAGATGGGTGCAGACTCTATTTCCAGGCTTGAAAGTGCAGACTTGGGATCCAACGGCCTCTACGACACCCGCTCCATCTGATGCTGGAACAATGTTGTCTTTGATAGTCAGATTGAGTTTTCCCTAATTCTTATTAGTACGGATTAGATGTAACGTGTGGGAGAGAACGATGTCTAAGGTTTAGTTACCAATGCAATAGCAAGATCACGGTAATTCAAAGATGCTGCATGGATTTTGATCCGTACATCATGGCCCCCCAGAGTAGGGAGAGGATGATTCTCAACGAATTTGAGGCTTGAGATTCCTTTTTGGCCAGTGAGGATCCATGCTGGGGTTTGAGATGCCATTGTTGGAGGGGGGTATATGTTCTGAATCACCTAGATGCTCGATTTCCTATATAACATTGAGGAGGGTGTTCCATTTTGACTCTTATATCCTGCTGAACACTGGGCTTGAATCATGGCGACCCAATTATTTTGGAGTAATTGAATCATGGGGGCCGATGCCCTTCCCGTTTGGGCGAGAGCCAACGACATTTGGGTTTAGTGAAGTCAAATCATGCCAAGTGATTGGGTGATCCGAAAGCCCTAGAACAACATTAGTAATGCAATGCTTTGAAATGCCTATCTTGCGCTATTTCCTAATTGAGAGGCAAGCTGGATGGTGAAGTTTGGACTTGTTGCTAAGGTGCCTTGCGAGAGCGCCTTCGACACAGGTTTGAAGATGTAGTTTATTTAATCAACTAATAAGTGCCACGAGTTCTCAGCTAGACTGCTTTTGATCGGCTTCCAGCAGTGAATTGATGACGACATATGTGGTCTAGGATCGTGAATTTGAAAGATATTTGAGCCAATTCATCTGAGTTTGATGCGGCCAGAGTGCTTAGCAGGGTACAGTTTCTGTCACGTAAGATAGTCAAGCTGGAGACGTATATAACGAGATTCTCTTAggtcttttttaaaaagtgCACATGCTGCGGCCCCTTTCACTGCTGAGGTAATTGTAAGTGTTTGCTGATCAAGTGAATACTATAGTACTAGTCATTTCTCCAATGACGGCTCATGACAACATTGATGACCACGTTAGGACCTCAACAACCTTTATTTCCTAATCCGATTGCCTCAAGGCCGTACCTGCCACAAAAACAACTTATTAGGCTTTGCCCCGAGTTCAAAATGAGAGAAATAGTAAATGATCTTGATCAGGAACTTGCCAAACAATCTGAGTTACTTGACGATCAATTTCCTCTCGTTTGTCTACCATTAACGAAAGAGAACCTGACACTACTAAATATGTCAACAGAGTCAAACACAATGCCACCACCTCGTTCGGTATCATCTCTGTCTCGATCGTCAAGTTCACAAAGACTGAGTGATTCGACGTATCGTAAACGAGTACTTTCTCGTGCAGGAATCAAGGTTGATGCGAACTTGCCCATGGAAGTGCAAAATCAAATAAACATCATTCTCCAAACCCCACCAGTGGATACCTCAACCCTCGAATCCCTAGCGTTAAAGCTTCAAAGTGATTCGAACGAGCTCATTGCAACTCAAGCGGGTGAAGAGGAGTGGACAAGTCTTTTACAAGACATTGTCAAAGCATTGAAATCTACTACCATACATTGTGCACGAAGCCGAGGTACATCTTACCAATGGATTCCATGCTTAGGAGCTGACATAGTATGCTTCAATAGATTGGCGAGCAGAAATCAAGCCTACCGTTCACCAGTCGTCGATCCCTCGATCTTCTGTGCCCCAGAAGCCGGCATACGATCAAGGCGAAGCTAGAGAGTCTGAAAGTTCGCAAAGCAACATCATCTCCGGAGACATTGAAGATCCTTCGACACATGGAACAGATTTGGACAGACCGGCAAAATCTCTGTCGATAACTTCTGGGAAATCGCTCATAAATCCAATCTCCTTGGAGAACCCCCGTCCCAACATATCAGTTGGTCTTTCGGGCATAGCACTTGCCGAGAATCTACAATCTCGTCAGGTTAACGATGCGAAATACTTGTTGATCGATCTCCAAGATAATCGTCAACTGATTAGCGACCCTGGAGTAACCCCACTCAGCTTACACTTTCCATTTCTCGTTTTCGAAGTAAAATCCGCCTCAACGGGGAGTAATCTCTATCAAG carries:
- a CDS encoding putative tRNA exportin; the protein is MASQTPAWILTGQKGISSLKFVENHPLPTLGGHDVRIKIHAASLNYRDLAIALFALASGATAIATTSNDAKASKLKSLGAHDLIVANAIEIAWNPSSDQALKAQAFDYLNQLRTDPSGWQVCLALFTKTPQHSEIIRHVALEVVNSAAQAGLIDPQALGYVRDGLMNYLRQVYGQENANPDPPNIQNKIAQTITFLFSALYGSGWESFFDDLLSLTYKGASSTSPDNMLGIVFYLRVVNSIHDEIGDVLVSRSRTEQDRANSLKDLIRMRDMQKIASSWQQILSEWRDGNDLIVEMCLKAVGSWVGWIDISLVVNQTMLDLLFQQLARAQKAELRAGEEKVRDAAVDVFTEIIGKKMKPEDKIDMIIFLNLDTIVSQLSNSPPLCENRFTFKYDTDLAETVAKLVNSTVVDIVRALEQENISAECREKANGLLQAFLPHILRYFSDEYDEVCSTVIPCGSDLLQYLRKVSKTDPSLTAQHSPILLPI